A genome region from Piliocolobus tephrosceles isolate RC106 chromosome 8, ASM277652v3, whole genome shotgun sequence includes the following:
- the GNB2 gene encoding guanine nucleotide-binding protein G(I)/G(S)/G(T) subunit beta-2 yields the protein MSELEQLRQEAEQLRNQIRDARKACGDSTLTQITAGLDPVGRIQMRTRRTLRGHLAKIYAMHWGTDSRLLVSASQDGKLIIWDSYTTNKVHAIPLRSSWVMTCAYAPSGNFVACGGLDNICSIYSLKTREGNVRVSRELPGHTGYLSCCRFLDDNQIITSSGDTTCALWDIETGQQTVGFAGHSGDVMSLSLAPDGRTFVSGACDASIKLWDVRDSMCRQTFIGHESDINAVAFFPNGYAFTTGSDDATCRLFDLRADQELLMYSHDNIICGITSVAFSRSGRLLLAGYDDFNCNIWDAMKGDRAGVLAGHDNRVSCLGVTDDGMAVATGSWDSFLKIWN from the exons ATGAGTGAGCTGGAGCAACTGAGACAGGAGGCCGAGCAGCTCCGGAACCAGATCCGG GATGCCCGAAAAGCATGTGGGGACTCAACACTGACCCAG ATCACAGCTGGGCTGGACCCAGTGGGGAGAATCCAGATGAGGACCCGGAGGACCCTCCGTGGGCACCTGGCAAAGATCTATGCCATGCACTGGGGGACCGACtcaag GCTGCTGGTCAGCGCCTCGCAGGATGGGAAGCTCATCATCTGGGACAGCTACACCACCAACAAG GTCCACGCCATCCCGCTGCGCTCCTCCTGGGTCATGACCTGTGCTTATGCGCCCTCAGGGAACTTTGTGGCCTGTGGGGGGTTGGACAACATCTGCTCCATCTACAGCCTCAAGACCCGCGAGGGCAACGTCAGGGTCAGCCGGGAGCTGCCTGGCCACACTG GGTACCTGTCGTGCTGCCGCTTCCTGGATGACAACCAAATCATCACCAGCTCTGGGGATACCACCTG TGCCCTGTGGGACATTGAGACAGGCCAGCAGACAGTGGGTTTTGCTGGACACAGTGGGGACGTGATGTCCCTGTCCCTGGCCCCCGATGGCCGCACGTTTGTGTCAGGCGCCTGTGATGCCTCTATCAAGCTGTGGGACGTGCGGGATTCCATGTGCCGACAGACCTTCATCGGCCACGAATCCGACATCAACGCGGTGGCT TTCTTCCCCAACGGCTATGCCTTCACCACCGGCTCTGATGACGCCACGTGCCGCCTCTTCGACCTGCGGGCCGATCAGGAGCTCCTCATGTACTCCCATGACAACATCATCTGTGGCATCACCTCTGTTGCCTTCTCACGCAGCGGCCGGCTGCTGCTCGCTGGCTACGACGACTTCAACTGCAACATCTGGGATGCCATGAAGGGCGACCGTGCAG GGGTCCTCGCTGGCCACGACAACCGTGTGAGCTGCCTTGGGGTCACCGACGATGGCATGGCTGTGGCCACTGGCTCCTGGGACTCCTTCCTCAAGATCTGGAACTAA